The genomic DNA GCAGGGCGCGGATGGCAATGGGATCGGACGGAAACACACAGCCGTGCGCATGCGCCAAGACAGACGCACTCTTGAGGATGTTGCGGGCACGGGAATAATAGCCCAGCCCCTCCCAGAGCTTGAGGACATCCTCCTCGCGGGCCAGGGCCAGGGATTGCAGGTCGGGATAACGGGCCATCCACCGGTCAAAATATCCCACCACGCGGTCAAGCTGCGTCTGCTGGGCCATGATCTCGGATATCCAGACGCGGTAGGGGTTGGGCTCGCGCCGCCAGGGCAGGTCGCGACCGTTGGCGTCGTACCAGTCGAGCAGATGTGAGGTGAAAAGGTTCCCGTCCATGACGGGCCAGCACTACCCGCCCTTGGCCTGATTGGCAACCGCCTCGGCAGCCCTGGCCGCAGCCTCCTGGTCGCCCAGGTAATACCGGTTCAGGGCTTTCAGGCTGTCGTCCAGCTCGTAGACCAGGGGCAGGCCGGTGGGGATGTTCAGCTGGGTGATGGCCTCCTCGTCCATGTCGTCGAGGTATTTGACCAGTCCTCGCAGGGAGTTGCCGTGGGCCACGATGAGCACGCGCTGGCCCGCATGGATTTGCGGGGCCACGGTCTCGAACCAGTAGGGCATGGTCCTGTCGATGGTGGCCTTAAGGCTCTCGCAGCGCGGCACCTCCCCCGGCGAAAGGGCGGCATAGCGGGGATCGTGGCCCGGATAGCGGGCATCGTCCGGTTCGAGCGGCGGCGGGGGCGTGTCAAAACTGCGTCGCCAGGCAAAGACCTGCTCGTCGCCGTAGCGGGCCGCGGTCTCTGCCTTGTTCAGCCCCTGGAGCGCGCCGTAGTGGCGTTCGTTGAGCCGCCATGTCTTGAAGACCGGCAGCCACATGAGGTCCATCTCCTCCTGGATCAGCCACAGGGTGCGGATGGCCCGCTTGAGATAAGAAGTATGGGCGATGTCAAAGGCAAATCCGCCGTCGCGCAGGAGGGCCGCGCCGTCCACCGCCTCGCGGACGCCCTGGGCCGTCAGGTCCACGTCGGTCCAGCCGGTGAAACGGTTTTCGAGGTTCCACTCACTCTGCCCGTGCCGCACCAGTACCAGCTTGTGCATGTCCCCCCTCCGTGTGCTGTGACAATACCTGCCCTGCATTGTTATCCGCAAACCGCGACAAATGGAAGAAGAGGGGAAGAAGAATCAGTAACGACGCGGGGCCGTGTCGCGCATCTCTTCGTCAAGCTGCTCGAACAGTTCCCGTTTTCGCTTCTCGAAGGTGAAGGCGCTTTTGATGGCCGCCATGGCGAGGCAGAGGATGCCCAGGATGATGACCAGCCCCTTGGTGAACTCCCACTGCTGGCCCCGGATGACATCGAGGATCCAGTTGCCCTGCACATCGCGGGTGAAATAGATGAGGCCGGGGATGGAGACCAGGGCCAGACCAAGGCCGATCAGCTCGAACCAGATGAAATTGCGCCCCAGCATGAGCACGAAGAGGGTGCCGTCCCGGATGATCCGCAGGGTCACCAGCCGCCCCTGCAGGGCGTCTATGCGCTCCTCTATCTCGTCGAGATAGCGGATGGATTTCCTGAAGTTGTCGGCGTCTTTCAAATGCTGGGTCTTGACCCAGTTGATCTTGTCGACGCAGAAGTTGAAATCCTTGTTGAATTCAAGCAGAAGCCGGGGGAAAGGAAACCAGGCCGCCTCCTTCTGGATGTTTCTGACCCGGTCGGCCTGATACTCCAGGTTGGCGTTGATGCGCTTGATCTCGCGCTTGACCTCGTCGTCGAGGCTGGACCCGAACTTCTCGGCCCCCCGGATCAGGAGCCTGAAGGCCACGAAGTTGTTGGTCGCGCCAAGCTTCTTGAGCCGCTCCAGCTCCTCGCTGGCCGTCTCAAAATAGGGGTGGCTCTCGTCGAACCGCTTGCCAATGTCCTCGGTCAGCTTGATCACGCGCTCGCGGACCTCCACGGCCTCCTTCTCGGCCTCGGCCCACCACTCCCACAGCGAGCTCATGAGCTGCACGCGCCCCCGGTCGAGTTCCGGGTCGATCAGGATGCGGTTGAACACATGGGGGTCGCGGCCTATGAGATCGTAGAACATGTCCATGGCCTGGCCAATGAAGCCCATTTTGACCATGCACACGGCCTGCCGGTAGACCGGATCGATCCATGTGGGCGAAAAGCTGTTGGCGTGCCTGTACCCGTTGATGGCGTCCTTGAGGTTGCCCTGCACCTCCATCAGGCGGGCCTGGAGATAGGCGAAATACCCCTGCTGAAGCGGGGTGTAGCTCATCCGCTCCGCCTCCTGCCAGTGGAAGAATGCCTGATCGGAATCGCGGCCTTCCATGTTCCAGAAGCCGAGCAGGGAATGCGGCTGGTAGCTGCGCGGGTATTTGAGCTGGGCCTGCTTGATCAGCTCCTCGGCTGCCTCCCGATCATTGTCCAGCAGGCTTTGCAGCGCATCCCAGACGTATTCCCCCTCCTGTGGTGCCAGCTGCTTGAGTCCCTCGCCCCACTCCTTGCCCCGGCTGCGCCAGACGAGCTTGAGGGTCCGGATCTGGCCGGGGCAGTTGATCTCGTACACGGACCGGGCCAGGACGCTCTCAAGACTGTTCTTGGTGTGGACCACATCGTGCATTGCCGAGGTGAAGTCCTTGCCCTGCACAGCGGCGTCTATGGCTGTAAACCCTTTGGTGAACTCCTTCATGTCCGTCTTGGCGAGCAGATGCCAGACCTGGGGCTGGGGTGTGGTCAGCTGCTTGGCCGGGCACTGCTCCGGCCTGTGGCTCTTCTGGCCGCAGTAAAAGCACTCGTTGCCCTCGGGGGTGGTGAAGGCGGCAGGCAGGGTCACCTGCATGGTGCCGTGGCCGAACTGTTCGCCACCCTCGCGCAGGCCGATGGTGCACCAGGAGTCGAGGGAGACCGCCTCGGTGCCATACCGGGCCTCGTTCATGCGGAACCATTCCGAGAGGAGAAACCCGTCCATGAACCGGACATGGGGGAAATCCGGGGCCATGCGATTCCAGTCCAGCCCTATCTTCTTGGGCAGATCGCCTGTGAACTGGAGGTTGCCCTGGGCCACGGCGACCATGACCACCGGCCAGTACTGCTTGGCCGGATCTTCCTTGAGGGTCTTGATAAGCGTCAGGATTTCGCTGCAAAAGGAGCGCAGCAACCGGAAGTTGTCCAGGGGAAAGAAAATGAAGCCGTCCTTGACATCGGAGATGTAGCGCAGCCCGTTCTTCTTGAGCAGGTCCACGATCTCGATGGAGAAATCCCGCCAACCGAGGATGCTGTCCTTGTCGGACATCTTGCCCAGGGGCTTGATGACGAAGTACCACTTGCGCACCGTCTCGTAGTCGAGACCATGGTCTGCGTGCAGGCCGAGCCAGTCCACCGGGGCAAGGCCATCCACGGTGCCGACGACCGGCGAGGTCAGCCCTGGAATGGTGTTCACCCGCTCCTTGAGCTTGGGATGAATAAACACCTCAAAATCTTCGGGAAAACGGCATTCCTGCCTGTCCAGCTCCACGGACAGGGAGACCGAATGGGCCATGTCATACCCCACCAGCAGGGTCAGGGGCACCACCTGGCAGAAGACCGGCACCGGATTGACCTTGGCCCATATCTGCAAACGGGCCAGAGCGCGAAAAATCTCGTTGGTGTTGCAGAACCAGAGGGCCTGGTCGATCTCGCGAGCCACCACGAGAGCACCGTACTCGCGGAAGGTGTTCTCCACCGCGTTGTTGAGGTTGCCTCTCCAGGCCACCCAGACGCCAACGCCGGATGCGACCAGACGTGATTGGCTGATCTCCGGCAGACTGTCTATGAGCTTGGCGATGGAAGGCACTCTCAACCTCCATCCCGGCGGGGCGTGGCCGCAAAGGCGCGGCAACGGGACCGGGCGTGTGTGTCAGCGGCGCGGGCCGACGTTTTCGTCATGAATTCAGGGGAACTTCCTTCCCCTCGCGGGCCATGCAAAACAGATTCCAAACGCGCTGGGCGTCTTCTGTTCTTCCCCTCTTTTCGCACCCTTGCGTATAAATGGCAACCTTGCGCTCCAATTCGTCCAAAGCCGCGGCGCGTTGCCGGGCGTCAAGTCCGCCACCCTGCAGGATCTTGAGCAGTGCGCGAATCCGGTGCTCGTCCGCACAAGGCACGCAGTTGGAGAGCTGGTCCGGCCTGCCGCCGTGCTTGACGGTCAGGGGCTCGGCCACCAGCCCGACCGGATAACGCAGGCAGGCCCGCAGCCACATGTCATAATCCTCGCAGGACGGCATGGCCTCGTCAAAGGGGCCGATGTCCGCCCAGGCGCGCCGGGTGAACATGGCGCACGAGGGGCTGATCAGGCACATCTTGAGCGACTCCTCGAAGAACCACCCCTCGGGCTTGGCGTACTTGTTCTTCTGGTTGACGCGCCTGCCATTCCTGATCCAGATCTCGTCCGTCTGGCATATGTCATAGCCGTGCCGCCGCATGTAGGCCAGCTGCCTCTCCAGCTTGTCGGGGAGCCACTGATCGTCGGAGTCGAGGAGGGCGATCATGGCACCCGAGCTGGCGCGGATGCCCGTGTTGCGGGCTGCGGAGACGCCCCGGTTCTCCTGGCGCAAACGGACCATGCGCGGGTCGTCATATTGGTCGAGCACGGCCTCTGTTCCGTCGGTGGAGCCGTCGTCGATGACCACCAGCTCCCAGAGCGGCCAGGTCTGGGCAAAGACCGAGTCCAGCGCGGTAGGGAGGAACCCGGCCCTGTTGTAGGTGGGGAGAATGATTGAAACGAACGTATCGTCCATGAAGGTCAGCCCTTGCATTCACGGTCGCGACCTGTCATGCTTTGTACACGACAACCCCTGACCGGTGGAATCAATGAAAATCTTCCAAGTCATCAACGTACGCTGGTACAACGCCACCGCGTGGTACGCCATCACCCTGAGCCGCCTGCTGGCCGATGCCGGGCACGAGGTGACCGTCCTGACCCAGGCCGGCACCCCGTCCGAGGAGGCCGCGCGCGGATTCGGCCTGAACACCGTGGCAGTGGACCTCAACACCAACAATCCGGTCCGCCTCGCCATCGCCGCAAGGCATATCATACAACTGCTCAAAGCGCACCGCCCGGACATCGTCAACTGCCACCGGGGCGAGGGGTTCTTTCTTTGGGGGCTGCTCAAGCTCCTGCGCTTCGACTACAGGCTCGTGCGCACCAGAGGCGACCAGCGCCCGCCGCGCAGCGACGCCTTCAACCGCATGCTCCACGCCGAGGTGGCCGACGCCGTGGTGGTCACCAACCGGCGCATGGCCGACTATTTTCTCCGCAAGATGCGCACCCCGGCCCACGGACTGTGGCTCATCCACGGCGGGGTCGATACCGCCCGCTTCGCCTTTGACGCCAAGGGGCGCGACAGGGTCCGGGCGGAATTCGGCTTCGGCCCCGGCGATGTCGTGGTCGGGCTGGTCGGACGGTTCGACCGGGTCAAGGGGCACAAGGAAACCATCGAGGCCGTGGCCCGGCTCCGCGACCGGGGCATGGACACCGTGCGCCTCTTCCTCATCGGGTTCGACACGGCCATGACCAGCTCCCAGATACAGGCGTCCATCGACGAACACGGCCTGGGCGACATCACCCGCATCAGCGGCAGACGCGATGACGTGCCCGCCTGCATCTCGGCCCTGGACATCGGCGTGGTCGCCTCGCTCTGGTCCGAGGCCATCGCCCGGTCCGCCCTTGAGATCATGGCCGCCGAGCGGCCCATGGTCTCAACCAGCGTCGGCGTCATGCCGGACCTGACCGCCCCGGCCATGCTTGTGAAGCCGGGCGACTCCACCGGGCTGGCAGACGCCCTGGCCGGGCTGATCAACGACCCTGCCCTGCGCAGACAGGTACTTGAGGCACAGAGGCGGACCCTGTCGCAACTGACGCTGGAGGAATTCCTCAAGCGCAGCCTCAACCTCTACACCAGCCTGATCGACGGCGGCTAGTTCCCGAAAAATTCCCCAGCCTTTCCTATCCTGTCGGCCACGGCCATGATGGTCAGGGCGTAACTCTGCGAATGATTGTAGCGGTAAATGACCTTGAGTTCGGCCTCGCGGTCGAGCCCGGTTTTCCAGCCGTGGCGCATGACGAAATAGGCCATGCTGTGCAGGGCGTCGGTCATGTCGAAGAGATCAACGCGGCCATCGCCGTTGCCGTCCCTGCCGTAGCTGACCGCGCTTGAGGGGATGAACTGGCACAGCCCGATGGCTCCGTACATGGAGCTTGGCATGGTCAGCGGGTCGAGGCCGTTCTTGTCGGCGTACTCGATCAGGGCCTTCAGTTCCTCGTAGGCCCAGTTGCCCTTCTGCTCGGTCCTGCTGACAAGCCACCCGGCCATCTCCGGCGAAAGGTCGGTGCGCGCGACAAGGGGCCTGATCAGCTCAAAGTCACGGGCCAGGGCCATGCTCGCCAGGATGGTCATGGCGTTGTGCTTGCCCACCTGCGTGCCGAGCTTGGTCTCCACCAGCAAGAGCGCGGTAAGCACGGTTCCCGGCACGCCGTAGCGCTTCTCGATGGCCGCGAGCACCTTGTTGTGCTCCAGGTAGAAGGCGTAGGCCCCGGCAATGAGGATGGGATTGAGGTAGCGCTCCATGACCTGGGGCTCGGCAGGCGGGCCGGGCTTGCGCGCCGCGAGTTTGGTCTTGAGCAGCGCGTTCATCTTCCTGGCCATGATCTCGGGCGAGAATTTCAGGCTGTCATCGGCAAACAGGGCGTTGACGCGGCTCTTGTCCAGGCCGTCGTCTGCCAGCCGCCGGACCAGCGGTGCCCAGGCAGGGTCACCGGCCAGGGCCGGTGTCCGGCAGGTCGCGACAAGGAGGAAAATGAAAACGGCGGCCAACGAGATGACGCTGGCCGCGCGTTGCATGTGTCCTTTCAGGTCGCGGTCAAATACGGTCCATGGGTACAAAGCCCATCTCCTCTTCAAAGTCGTCATCCATCTCCGGGACAAACTCCTTGAGGGGGTAGATCGTGCCACAGTTCGGGCAGCGCAGCATGACTTCGCGGCATTCACGATGGGCGGTCAGGTCCAGCCTGCACTTATCGCACACCATGCCCTTGGCCTGCCACGTCCTCTTGCGACGGGCGAACACCCCGGCTATTCCCCGGTGGTCAGGCCGAGGTTTTTCTCGCCCATGGAGACATAGAGCGAGGAAATGGCGGTGCCATAGTCGGCCAGAGCCTGGGAGAGCTGGGCCTCGCTGGTGGTCAGGCGGGCCTGGGCGTTGAGCACGTCGGTGTTGGTGCCCACCTGGGCCTGATAGCGGGCCACGGCCATGCGGTAGGCCTCTTCCGCGGCCTCCACGGACTTGTCGGCCACGTTGATGCGGTCGGCGGCCTCGTAGATGTTCAGCAGCGACTGCTTGACCTCGAACCCGGCATTGAGGCGCGTGTCCTCAAGCTGGGCCTCGACCTGCTTCACGATCTCCTCGAACTGCTTGTAGTCGTAGTAGTCCGCGCCCCACTCGAAGATGGACATGGAAGCGCCCACGCCGACAGTCCAGTATTCCTTGGAGGTGTATGGATAGACCCCGCCCCGGCTGAGACCGGCGTCCACGCCCTTGTTGTAGTAGTTCCAGTCCGCCTCCACCTGGGGGTAGAAGCTGCTGGCCGCGATGGTGGAGTCCTTCTTGGCGATCTCGACGCTCTTCTGGCCGATGACGAGGTCGGGCCTGCCCTTGTAGGCGCGGGTCAGGCACTCCGGCAGGGTCAGGCTGAAGGGAATATTGACCAGCTCGCCGACGTAATCGACGTTGGTTTCAATGGGAATGTTGAGCAGCGTGTTGAGCTGCGCCTGCTGGGTGGAGACATTGTTGCGGGCGATCAGGAGATCCTGTCTGGCGGTGGCCAGGTCAACCTCGGCGTCGAGCACTTCGGACTTGGGCTTGAGGCCGACATCGTAGAAGGCGGTGATGACCTTGAGCTGGGATTCGAGGCGGGCCACCGAGTCCTCACCGCTCTTGACATCCATGCGCGCCTTGAGCAGCGACAGGAAGTTGGACTGGACGCTGGAGATCAGGGACAACTCGACATCGGTCAGCGAAGCCTCGTTGGACTCCTCTGTCAGCTTGGACTTCTGCCAGGTGGCGAGTAGGTTGAAACCCTTGAACACCGGCTGATTGATGTTGACGTTGGAGACCCAGTCGTCATGCTTGTCGGAAGTGGACAGCCTGCGGCCATAATTGGTGTAGCCGTAGCTGCCGCTGACCGAAGGCAGGAACTTGCCGAAGGATGAGCGGGTGCCGAATCTCGAACCCTGGAGTTGGGCCCGGATGGCCGTCATGTTCGGGTTGAGGGACAGGGCGCGCTTGACACTGCGCTCAAGATCAAAGGAACCGGTGATGTCCTGTGCCTCGGCAGCCGCGTCCGTCCCCGGCTCGGGGTCCGCATCCGCGGCTATCGCCAGGCTGCCAATGGCCAAGAGGGCGGCAAGGGCCAGAATCATGACCAGAGACCGGGTGAAGCGCATAATGTCTATCCTGCTTTCATTTCAAGTTTTAGTTGAACTAGCAACAATTGATCTTGGGGAATATACCAATTCTCCCCCCGGCCTGCAACCAGAAAATGAGCGATTTACTTGCGTAAAACAGCGCAATCCGAGGGATCGCCCTGGAGTTTTTCCAGGGCGTGGCGCAAGGTTGGCAGGATCGGCTCCAGGCATTCGGCCACGGCCCTGGGGCTGCCGGGCAGGTTGACGATCACCGCCTGCCCCAGCGTCCCGGCCACAGCCCGGGAGATAGCCCCGTGCGGCGTCTTGGCAAGGCTGGCCGAGGTCATGGCCCGCTCGAATCCGGGCAGCCGCTTCTCGATGACGGCCAGGGTGGCCTCCGGCGTGATGTCGCGCGGGCCGACGCCAGTGCCGCCGGTGGTCAGGATCAGGTCGAACCCCTGGACCAGGGCGAGATCGACCATGAGCCCCTTGAGCAGTCCGGCCTCGTCCGGGATGACGAACCCCTGGACAAGACCGAGGTCGAGCTTCCCGGCCACCAAGGCGCCCACCAGGGGGCCGGACTCGTCCGTGCGCTTGCCAGCCGCGCCCTTGTCGCTCAGGGTGATCCAGGCCAGGGCATAGCCCGGTCTGGTCACCGTGAAGGGTCCAGTACCCGCAGGCACTTCGGTTTCGGCCCGCAGCAGGTACAGGGGACGCGAGGCGCGCCCCTCTCCGCCGGGCAGCCAGCCCACGGTGAGCAGGCACAGGGCCGCGCCCCCGCTGTCAAGCCGGTCGCCAGCCCGCAGGCCGGGCAACAGTTCCATGACCGTGGCCCATCCCGCCAGAGCGCCCTCGCCTTCCTGGCACAGATGCACGCACTCGCCCGAAGCGAGTGGAGCCGCAAAACTCACAGTGATCATACGATCGGACATGGCAACTCCTCCTGAGATCAGGCCAGCAGCACGGCGAGCACCCCGGCCACCAGCACCCCGCCAAAGGTTCCGGCCCCGCCGATGGAGACCAGGGGCGTGGCGATGCGGTTGCGCAGGCGCGGCGTCAGAAGCAGGGCCACGTTGCCGCCGAGGATGGTGCCCATGGTCCCGGCCACGTAGGCGGCCAGCGGGCGGATCGGCTCAGGCACGAAAAAATAGACGGACACGAAGGTCATCAGGGCGGGCATGAACAGCGGCACGCGCATCCCGGTGAGCACATCGGGCCTGGACACGGCGTAGCAACCAGCCGCCACCGCGACCAGGGCAAACCCGATCCAGCCAAAACCAACCGCTCCCACGGCATCGGCCATGCCGAGCAGGAAGGTCAGGCTCAGGAGCAGCGGCAGGACGCAGCCGCCCAGGTTGACGGCAAAGACCTGCTTCTTCAGCTCGTTGGCCGGTTCGTCCTCGACACACGCTCCCTGTCCGCGCGTATCCATGACGCAGCGCACGGAGATCGGGCGGCGGACCATCACCAGCCTCTGACTGGTATGAACCGGGATGTTCACGGTCCTGCCCACGACAATGGCCATGAACATGAGCACCCCCTGAAAAGTGGTCAGCCCCAGGCGCGAGAACGCCTCGGCCACAATACTCACAGGCAGGAAGACGAGGATGAAAAACAACCCGGCCAGGAAGAGCAGGGCTCCGATCACGCCGCCGGAAAATTGGAAGTATGGATTATTCATGTTTTTTTGTCATGTCGCGCGCGCCAGTTGCGGGTTGCTTTTTGGACTGTCCCGGACCTATAG from Pseudodesulfovibrio aespoeensis Aspo-2 includes the following:
- the gpmA gene encoding 2,3-diphosphoglycerate-dependent phosphoglycerate mutase → MHKLVLVRHGQSEWNLENRFTGWTDVDLTAQGVREAVDGAALLRDGGFAFDIAHTSYLKRAIRTLWLIQEEMDLMWLPVFKTWRLNERHYGALQGLNKAETAARYGDEQVFAWRRSFDTPPPPLEPDDARYPGHDPRYAALSPGEVPRCESLKATIDRTMPYWFETVAPQIHAGQRVLIVAHGNSLRGLVKYLDDMDEEAITQLNIPTGLPLVYELDDSLKALNRYYLGDQEAAARAAEAVANQAKGG
- a CDS encoding tetratricopeptide repeat protein; translated protein: MPSIAKLIDSLPEISQSRLVASGVGVWVAWRGNLNNAVENTFREYGALVVAREIDQALWFCNTNEIFRALARLQIWAKVNPVPVFCQVVPLTLLVGYDMAHSVSLSVELDRQECRFPEDFEVFIHPKLKERVNTIPGLTSPVVGTVDGLAPVDWLGLHADHGLDYETVRKWYFVIKPLGKMSDKDSILGWRDFSIEIVDLLKKNGLRYISDVKDGFIFFPLDNFRLLRSFCSEILTLIKTLKEDPAKQYWPVVMVAVAQGNLQFTGDLPKKIGLDWNRMAPDFPHVRFMDGFLLSEWFRMNEARYGTEAVSLDSWCTIGLREGGEQFGHGTMQVTLPAAFTTPEGNECFYCGQKSHRPEQCPAKQLTTPQPQVWHLLAKTDMKEFTKGFTAIDAAVQGKDFTSAMHDVVHTKNSLESVLARSVYEINCPGQIRTLKLVWRSRGKEWGEGLKQLAPQEGEYVWDALQSLLDNDREAAEELIKQAQLKYPRSYQPHSLLGFWNMEGRDSDQAFFHWQEAERMSYTPLQQGYFAYLQARLMEVQGNLKDAINGYRHANSFSPTWIDPVYRQAVCMVKMGFIGQAMDMFYDLIGRDPHVFNRILIDPELDRGRVQLMSSLWEWWAEAEKEAVEVRERVIKLTEDIGKRFDESHPYFETASEELERLKKLGATNNFVAFRLLIRGAEKFGSSLDDEVKREIKRINANLEYQADRVRNIQKEAAWFPFPRLLLEFNKDFNFCVDKINWVKTQHLKDADNFRKSIRYLDEIEERIDALQGRLVTLRIIRDGTLFVLMLGRNFIWFELIGLGLALVSIPGLIYFTRDVQGNWILDVIRGQQWEFTKGLVIILGILCLAMAAIKSAFTFEKRKRELFEQLDEEMRDTAPRRY
- a CDS encoding glycosyltransferase family 2 protein, with translation MDDTFVSIILPTYNRAGFLPTALDSVFAQTWPLWELVVIDDGSTDGTEAVLDQYDDPRMVRLRQENRGVSAARNTGIRASSGAMIALLDSDDQWLPDKLERQLAYMRRHGYDICQTDEIWIRNGRRVNQKNKYAKPEGWFFEESLKMCLISPSCAMFTRRAWADIGPFDEAMPSCEDYDMWLRACLRYPVGLVAEPLTVKHGGRPDQLSNCVPCADEHRIRALLKILQGGGLDARQRAAALDELERKVAIYTQGCEKRGRTEDAQRVWNLFCMAREGKEVPLNS
- a CDS encoding glycosyltransferase family 4 protein encodes the protein MKIFQVINVRWYNATAWYAITLSRLLADAGHEVTVLTQAGTPSEEAARGFGLNTVAVDLNTNNPVRLAIAARHIIQLLKAHRPDIVNCHRGEGFFLWGLLKLLRFDYRLVRTRGDQRPPRSDAFNRMLHAEVADAVVVTNRRMADYFLRKMRTPAHGLWLIHGGVDTARFAFDAKGRDRVRAEFGFGPGDVVVGLVGRFDRVKGHKETIEAVARLRDRGMDTVRLFLIGFDTAMTSSQIQASIDEHGLGDITRISGRRDDVPACISALDIGVVASLWSEAIARSALEIMAAERPMVSTSVGVMPDLTAPAMLVKPGDSTGLADALAGLINDPALRRQVLEAQRRTLSQLTLEEFLKRSLNLYTSLIDGG
- a CDS encoding lytic murein transglycosylase; this translates as MQRAASVISLAAVFIFLLVATCRTPALAGDPAWAPLVRRLADDGLDKSRVNALFADDSLKFSPEIMARKMNALLKTKLAARKPGPPAEPQVMERYLNPILIAGAYAFYLEHNKVLAAIEKRYGVPGTVLTALLLVETKLGTQVGKHNAMTILASMALARDFELIRPLVARTDLSPEMAGWLVSRTEQKGNWAYEELKALIEYADKNGLDPLTMPSSMYGAIGLCQFIPSSAVSYGRDGNGDGRVDLFDMTDALHSMAYFVMRHGWKTGLDREAELKVIYRYNHSQSYALTIMAVADRIGKAGEFFGN
- a CDS encoding dual CXXC motif small (seleno)protein produces the protein MFARRKRTWQAKGMVCDKCRLDLTAHRECREVMLRCPNCGTIYPLKEFVPEMDDDFEEEMGFVPMDRI
- a CDS encoding TolC family protein; this translates as MRFTRSLVMILALAALLAIGSLAIAADADPEPGTDAAAEAQDITGSFDLERSVKRALSLNPNMTAIRAQLQGSRFGTRSSFGKFLPSVSGSYGYTNYGRRLSTSDKHDDWVSNVNINQPVFKGFNLLATWQKSKLTEESNEASLTDVELSLISSVQSNFLSLLKARMDVKSGEDSVARLESQLKVITAFYDVGLKPKSEVLDAEVDLATARQDLLIARNNVSTQQAQLNTLLNIPIETNVDYVGELVNIPFSLTLPECLTRAYKGRPDLVIGQKSVEIAKKDSTIAASSFYPQVEADWNYYNKGVDAGLSRGGVYPYTSKEYWTVGVGASMSIFEWGADYYDYKQFEEIVKQVEAQLEDTRLNAGFEVKQSLLNIYEAADRINVADKSVEAAEEAYRMAVARYQAQVGTNTDVLNAQARLTTSEAQLSQALADYGTAISSLYVSMGEKNLGLTTGE
- a CDS encoding MogA/MoaB family molybdenum cofactor biosynthesis protein, producing MSDRMITVSFAAPLASGECVHLCQEGEGALAGWATVMELLPGLRAGDRLDSGGAALCLLTVGWLPGGEGRASRPLYLLRAETEVPAGTGPFTVTRPGYALAWITLSDKGAAGKRTDESGPLVGALVAGKLDLGLVQGFVIPDEAGLLKGLMVDLALVQGFDLILTTGGTGVGPRDITPEATLAVIEKRLPGFERAMTSASLAKTPHGAISRAVAGTLGQAVIVNLPGSPRAVAECLEPILPTLRHALEKLQGDPSDCAVLRK
- a CDS encoding DUF1614 domain-containing protein; amino-acid sequence: MNNPYFQFSGGVIGALLFLAGLFFILVFLPVSIVAEAFSRLGLTTFQGVLMFMAIVVGRTVNIPVHTSQRLVMVRRPISVRCVMDTRGQGACVEDEPANELKKQVFAVNLGGCVLPLLLSLTFLLGMADAVGAVGFGWIGFALVAVAAGCYAVSRPDVLTGMRVPLFMPALMTFVSVYFFVPEPIRPLAAYVAGTMGTILGGNVALLLTPRLRNRIATPLVSIGGAGTFGGVLVAGVLAVLLA